The following are from one region of the Dreissena polymorpha isolate Duluth1 chromosome 2, UMN_Dpol_1.0, whole genome shotgun sequence genome:
- the LOC127867700 gene encoding uncharacterized protein LOC127867700, protein MYKILVTAFLISRAYCNLGDCKTNHDCINYCAQVNPNTVSSECNEDDQCFCDPGTTTKMTTSTTTSASSSRNTVGTSTDASQTSPSTRSPMCHYFNSTRHLCKDNSACRLQHVLGVICPDPAEVIYCPQKCGCC, encoded by the exons ATGTACAAGATATTGGTAACGGCTTTTCTTATTTCCAGAGCGT ATTGCAATTTGGGTGATTGCAAAACTAACCACGACTGCATTAATTACTGCGCGCAAGTGAATCCGAATACGGTTTCATCAGAATGTAACGAGGATGACCAGTGCTTCTgtg ACCCAGGAACAACCACCAAGATGACGACATCGACAACGACCTCTGCTTCTTCTTCGCGAAATACCGTGGGGACGTCTACTGATGCATCGCAGACATCGCCTTCGACCCGAAGTCCGATGTGCCACTACTTTA ATTCCACACGCCATCTGTGTAAGGACAATTCTGCCTGTCGTTTGCAACATGTCCTAGGAGTTATTTGTCCTGATCCTGCTGAAGTCATCTATTGTCCACAAAAGTGCGGATGCTGTTAA